The following coding sequences are from one Paracoccus alcaliphilus window:
- a CDS encoding DMT family transporter: protein MRTPIISPIRRVRPASIRSQPHHSGDNLRGAVLMCLSMLGFTCNDAVMKFVTQDMPLYQAIALRGIVVILGILLIAWREGGLRLRVQPGARWPMLLRLIGELGSTLLFLNALTRMAIGDLSAIMQSLPLVVMLAGAWFFGETLGWRRMTAVLVGLLGVLIILRPGSDAFGIWSVVALGAMVMVALRDLATRTFGREVPSSTIAFYTAVGVTATGFALSLGQGWITPSLSHLLLLALAGAFLTVGYVTAVSAMRVGEMGYVAPFRYTSLLAAIILGLVVFGDWPDLWTWVGSGLVVGAGVYTIWREAQLGWGR from the coding sequence ATGCGTACGCCGATCATTTCGCCAATCCGCCGGGTCCGTCCGGCGTCGATCCGGTCCCAGCCGCATCATTCCGGCGACAACCTGCGCGGCGCGGTGCTGATGTGCCTGTCGATGCTGGGCTTTACCTGCAACGACGCGGTGATGAAATTCGTCACGCAGGACATGCCGCTGTATCAGGCGATCGCATTGCGCGGCATCGTTGTCATTCTGGGCATCCTGCTGATCGCGTGGCGCGAGGGTGGTTTGCGGCTGCGCGTCCAGCCCGGCGCGCGCTGGCCGATGCTGCTGCGGCTGATCGGAGAGCTGGGCTCGACCCTGCTGTTTCTGAATGCGCTGACCCGGATGGCCATCGGCGATCTGTCGGCCATCATGCAATCGCTGCCGCTGGTGGTGATGCTGGCCGGGGCGTGGTTTTTCGGTGAAACCCTGGGCTGGCGGCGGATGACGGCGGTGCTTGTCGGGCTGCTGGGCGTGCTGATCATCCTGCGCCCCGGCTCGGACGCCTTCGGCATCTGGTCGGTGGTTGCCCTTGGCGCGATGGTCATGGTGGCGCTGCGCGATCTGGCCACCCGCACCTTCGGACGAGAGGTGCCGTCCTCGACCATCGCCTTCTATACGGCGGTGGGGGTGACCGCGACCGGCTTTGCGCTGAGCCTCGGGCAGGGCTGGATCACGCCCAGCCTGTCGCATCTGCTGCTACTGGCGCTGGCCGGGGCGTTCCTGACCGTCGGTTACGTCACCGCCGTATCGGCCATGCGCGTTGGCGAGATGGGCTATGTCGCGCCGTTCCGTTATACCTCGTTGCTGGCGGCGATCATCCTGGGGCTGGTGGTTTTCGGCGACTGGCCGGACCTGTGGACATGGGTCGGCTCGGGTCTTGTCGTCGGCGCCGGGGTCTATACCATCTGGCGCGAGGCTCAATTGGGTTGGGGGCGCTGA
- the rpoC gene encoding DNA-directed RNA polymerase subunit beta', which produces MNQELATNPLNPLAPPRQFDEIKISLASPEEILAWSFGEVKKPETINYRTFKPERDGLFCARIFGPIKDYECLCGKYKRMKYRGLVCEKCGVEVTLQKVRRERMGHIELAAPVAHIWFLKSLPSRIGLMLDMTLRDLERILYFENYVVIEPGLTDLSYGQLLGEEEFLDAQDQYGADAFQADIGAEAIRAMLANIDLAATADQLREDLKEATGELKPKKIIKRLKIVESFLESGNRPEWMVLTVIPVIPPELRPLVPLDGGRFATSDLNDLYRRVINRNNRLKRLIELRAPDIIVRNEKRMLQESVDALFDNGRRGRVITGNNRRPLKSLSDMLKGKQGRFRQNLLGKRVDFSGRSVIVTGPELKLHQCGLPKKMALELFKPFIYSRLEAKGLSSTVKQAKKLVEKERPEVWDILDEVIREHPVLLNRAPTLHRLGIQAFEPILIEGKAIQLHPLVCSAFNADFDGDQMAVHVPLSLEAQLEARVLMMSTNNVLSPANGAPIIVPSQDMVLGLYYVSMQRDGMKGEGMAFATVDEVEHALAAGEVHLHTKITARIKQIDENGNEIIKRYETTPGRMRLGALLPMNAKAPFELVNRLLRKKDVQLVIDTVYRYCGQKESVIFCDQIMTLGFREAFRAGISFGKDDMVVPDNKWTIVEEVQDQVKEFEQQYLDGLITQGEKYNKVVDAWSKCNDRVTDAMMSTISAAKTDENGAEMEPNSVYMMAHSGARGSTNQMKQLGGMRGLMAKPNGEIIETPIISNFKEGLTVLEYFNSTHGARKGLSDTALKTANSGYLTRRLVDVAQDCIIREHDCGTDRAITAAAAVNDGEIISPLSERVLGRTAAEDVLVPGEDEIIVRAGDLIDERKADTIEKAGVQAVRIRSALTCESEDGVCALCYGRDLARGTLVNIGEAVGIIAAQSIGEPGTQLTMRTFHIGGIAQGGQQSFQAAAQEGTVQFRNDSLLANANGEQVVMSRNMQLVILDDQGQERSNHKLFYGSKLFVKEGERVIRGAKLYEWDPYTLPIIAEKGGVAKFVDLVSGLSVRDETDDATGMTQKIVTDWRSAPKGSDLKPEIIIMDENGDPVRNDQGNPVSYPMSVDAILSIEDGQEIRPGDVVARIPREGARTKDITGGLPRVAELFEARRPKDHAIIAEIDGYVRFGKDYKNKRRISIEAAEEGHAPVEYMVPKGKHIPVQEGDFVQKGDYIMDGNPAPHDILRIMGIEALADYLIDEVQDVYRLQGVKINDKHIEVIVRQMLQKIEIIDSGETTLLKGEHVERDEFEAENAKIEARGGRPAVGEPVLLGITKASLQTRSFISAASFQETTRVLTEAAVQGKRDKLVGLKENVIVGRLIPAGTGGATARVRRIATERDNEVIEARRAEAEAAAALAAPESPASVFAEQTETTTEE; this is translated from the coding sequence ATGAACCAGGAACTCGCCACCAACCCCCTGAACCCGCTGGCCCCGCCGCGGCAGTTCGACGAAATCAAGATCTCGCTGGCCTCGCCCGAAGAAATTCTGGCCTGGTCCTTCGGCGAGGTGAAGAAGCCTGAAACCATCAACTATCGCACGTTCAAGCCGGAACGTGACGGTCTGTTCTGCGCGCGCATCTTCGGTCCGATCAAGGATTACGAATGCCTGTGCGGCAAATACAAGCGGATGAAGTATCGCGGCCTCGTCTGCGAGAAATGCGGCGTGGAAGTCACGCTGCAAAAGGTCCGCCGCGAGCGGATGGGCCATATCGAACTGGCCGCGCCGGTCGCGCATATCTGGTTCCTCAAGTCGTTGCCGTCGCGCATCGGCCTGATGCTGGACATGACCTTGCGCGATCTGGAGCGGATCCTCTATTTCGAGAACTACGTCGTGATCGAGCCGGGTCTGACTGATCTGTCTTATGGCCAGTTGCTGGGCGAAGAGGAATTCCTCGACGCGCAGGACCAGTATGGCGCCGATGCCTTCCAGGCCGATATCGGGGCCGAGGCGATCCGCGCGATGCTGGCCAATATCGATCTGGCCGCCACCGCCGATCAGCTGCGCGAGGACCTGAAAGAGGCGACGGGCGAACTGAAGCCGAAAAAGATCATCAAGCGGCTGAAAATCGTCGAATCCTTCCTGGAATCCGGCAACCGTCCGGAATGGATGGTGCTGACCGTGATTCCGGTCATTCCGCCGGAACTGCGTCCGCTGGTGCCGCTGGATGGGGGCCGTTTCGCGACGTCCGACCTGAACGACCTCTATCGTCGCGTCATCAACCGCAACAACCGCCTGAAGCGCCTGATCGAGCTGCGCGCGCCGGACATCATCGTGCGCAACGAAAAGCGGATGCTGCAGGAATCGGTCGATGCGCTGTTCGACAACGGCCGTCGTGGCCGCGTCATCACCGGCAACAACCGTCGCCCGCTGAAATCGCTGTCGGACATGCTGAAGGGCAAGCAGGGCCGCTTCCGCCAGAACCTTCTGGGCAAGCGCGTGGACTTCTCGGGCCGTTCGGTCATCGTGACCGGGCCGGAACTGAAGCTGCATCAATGCGGCCTGCCGAAGAAGATGGCGCTGGAGCTGTTCAAGCCGTTCATCTATTCGCGGCTTGAGGCGAAGGGGCTGTCCTCCACCGTCAAGCAGGCCAAGAAGCTGGTCGAGAAGGAACGTCCCGAGGTCTGGGATATTCTGGACGAGGTGATCCGCGAACATCCGGTGCTGCTGAACCGTGCGCCGACGCTGCACCGTCTGGGCATTCAGGCGTTCGAGCCCATCCTGATCGAAGGCAAGGCTATCCAGCTGCACCCGCTGGTCTGCTCGGCCTTCAACGCCGATTTCGACGGCGACCAGATGGCTGTGCACGTTCCGCTGTCGCTGGAAGCGCAGCTGGAAGCGCGCGTGCTGATGATGTCCACGAACAACGTGCTGTCGCCGGCCAACGGCGCGCCGATCATCGTTCCGTCGCAGGACATGGTGCTGGGGCTTTACTATGTCTCGATGCAGCGCGACGGCATGAAGGGCGAGGGCATGGCCTTTGCCACCGTCGATGAGGTCGAGCACGCCCTTGCCGCAGGCGAGGTGCATCTGCACACCAAGATCACCGCGCGGATCAAGCAGATCGACGAGAACGGCAACGAGATCATCAAGCGCTACGAGACGACCCCGGGCCGGATGCGTCTGGGTGCGTTGCTGCCGATGAACGCCAAGGCGCCGTTCGAGCTGGTCAACCGGCTGCTGCGCAAGAAGGACGTGCAGTTGGTCATCGATACCGTCTATCGCTATTGCGGTCAGAAGGAATCGGTCATTTTCTGCGACCAGATCATGACGCTTGGTTTCCGCGAGGCGTTCCGTGCCGGGATTTCCTTCGGCAAGGACGACATGGTGGTGCCCGACAACAAATGGACCATCGTCGAAGAGGTCCAGGATCAGGTGAAAGAGTTCGAACAGCAATATCTGGACGGTCTCATCACCCAGGGCGAGAAGTACAACAAGGTTGTCGATGCCTGGTCGAAATGTAACGACCGCGTCACCGACGCCATGATGTCCACGATCTCGGCCGCCAAGACGGACGAGAACGGCGCCGAGATGGAGCCGAACTCGGTCTATATGATGGCCCATTCGGGTGCGCGTGGTTCGACCAACCAGATGAAGCAGCTGGGCGGCATGCGCGGCCTGATGGCCAAGCCGAATGGCGAGATTATCGAGACGCCGATCATCTCGAACTTCAAGGAAGGTCTGACCGTTCTTGAATACTTCAACTCGACCCACGGTGCGCGGAAAGGTCTGTCCGACACGGCGCTGAAGACGGCGAACTCGGGCTATCTGACGCGGCGTCTGGTGGACGTGGCGCAGGACTGCATCATCCGCGAGCATGACTGCGGCACCGACCGTGCGATCACCGCTGCGGCGGCGGTCAACGATGGCGAGATCATCAGCCCGCTGAGCGAGCGTGTGCTGGGCCGGACCGCGGCCGAGGACGTGCTGGTTCCGGGCGAGGACGAGATCATCGTCCGCGCGGGCGACCTGATCGACGAGCGCAAGGCCGACACCATCGAGAAGGCGGGCGTTCAGGCGGTGCGCATCCGCTCGGCCCTGACCTGCGAATCCGAGGACGGGGTCTGCGCGCTGTGCTATGGCCGCGACCTTGCACGCGGCACGCTGGTCAATATCGGCGAGGCGGTCGGCATCATCGCCGCCCAGTCCATCGGCGAGCCCGGCACGCAGCTGACGATGCGGACCTTCCACATCGGCGGTATCGCGCAGGGTGGCCAGCAGTCCTTCCAGGCGGCGGCGCAAGAAGGCACGGTGCAGTTCCGCAATGACAGCCTGCTGGCCAATGCCAATGGCGAACAGGTGGTCATGTCGCGCAACATGCAGCTGGTCATCCTCGACGATCAGGGGCAAGAGCGGTCGAACCACAAGCTGTTCTATGGCAGCAAGCTGTTCGTCAAGGAAGGCGAGCGCGTCATCCGTGGCGCCAAGCTGTACGAATGGGACCCCTATACCCTGCCGATCATTGCGGAAAAGGGCGGTGTCGCGAAATTCGTCGATCTGGTTTCGGGCCTGTCGGTCCGCGACGAGACCGACGATGCCACCGGCATGACCCAGAAGATCGTGACCGACTGGCGTTCCGCGCCGAAAGGCAGCGATCTGAAACCCGAGATCATCATCATGGATGAGAACGGCGATCCGGTCCGCAACGATCAGGGCAACCCGGTCAGCTATCCGATGTCGGTGGATGCCATCCTGTCGATCGAGGACGGGCAGGAAATCCGTCCCGGCGACGTGGTGGCGCGGATCCCGCGCGAAGGTGCCCGGACCAAGGACATCACCGGGGGTCTGCCCCGCGTGGCGGAACTGTTCGAGGCCCGTCGTCCCAAGGATCACGCCATCATCGCCGAGATCGACGGCTATGTGCGCTTTGGCAAGGACTACAAGAACAAGCGCCGCATCAGCATCGAGGCTGCGGAAGAAGGTCACGCGCCCGTCGAATACATGGTGCCGAAAGGCAAGCACATCCCGGTGCAGGAAGGCGACTTCGTGCAGAAGGGTGACTATATCATGGACGGCAACCCGGCTCCGCATGACATCCTGCGGATCATGGGGATCGAGGCGCTGGCCGATTACCTGATCGACGAGGTGCAGGACGTCTATCGCCTGCAAGGTGTGAAGATCAACGACAAGCATATCGAGGTGATCGTTCGCCAGATGCTTCAGAAGATCGAGATCATCGACAGCGGCGAGACCACCCTGCTGAAGGGCGAGCATGTCGAGCGCGACGAGTTCGAGGCAGAGAATGCCAAGATCGAAGCGCGCGGCGGTCGTCCGGCCGTGGGCGAGCCGGTGCTGCTGGGCATCACCAAGGCATCGTTGCAGACCCGCAGCTTCATCTCGGCCGCATCGTTCCAGGAAACGACCCGCGTGCTGACCGAGGCCGCCGTTCAGGGCAAGCGCGACAAGCTGGTCGGGCTGAAGGAAAACGTCATTGTCGGCCGGCTGATCCCGGCGGGTACCGGCGGTGCGACGGCGCGCGTGCGCCGGATCGCCACCGAGCGCGACAATGAGGTGATCGAGGCCCGTCGCGCCGAGGCCGAGGCCGCCGCCGCTCTGGCTGCGCCCGAAAGCCCCGCCTCGGTCTTTGCCGAGCAGACGGAAACCACCACCGAAGAGTGA
- the rpoB gene encoding DNA-directed RNA polymerase subunit beta, translating to MAQAYVGQKRIRRYYGNIREVLEMPNLIEVQKSSYDLFLNSGEGTGHNDGEGIQGVFQSVFPIKDFNETATLEFVKYELEKPKYDVDECQQRDMTYAGPLKVTLRLIVFDVDENTGAKSVKDIKEQDVFMGDMPLMTQNGTFIVNGTERVVVSQMHRSPGVFFDHDRGKTHSSGKLLFACRIIPYRGSWLDFEFDAKDLVFARIDRRRKLPVTTLLYALGMDQEGIMDAFYETVDYSLRKSGREQGWVTRFFPERVRGTRPAYDLVNAETGEIITKAGDKVTPRLVKQLQESGEEVNLLVPFERIIGRFVAKDIINEETGLIYAEAGDEITAEYNKEGDLNGGLLKVLLDNGIDDIPVLDIDHVNVGPYIRNTMAADKNMNREGALMDIYRVMRPGEPPTVEAASNLFNSLFFDSERYDLSAVGRVKMNMRLDLDAPDTQRTLRPDDIVACVRGLVELRDGKGEIDDIDHLGNRRVRSVGELMENQYRVGLLRMERAIRERMSGVEIDTVMPQDLINAKPAAAAVREFFGSSQLSQFMDQTNPLSEVTHKRRLSALGPGGLTRERAGFEVRDVHPTHYGRMCPIETPEGQNIGLINSLATFARVNKYGFIETPYRKVVEGQVTDDVVYMSATEEMRHTVAQANATLDEDGRFVDELISTRQSGDFMLNPVDAVDLIDVSPKQLVSVAAALIPFLENDDANRALMGSNMQRQAVPLIRAEAPFVGTGMEGVVARDSGAAIMARRGGVIDQVDAQRIVIRATEDLGAGDAGVDIYRLRKFKRSNQSSTINQRPLVKVGERVVKGQVVADGPSTDQGELAIGRNVVVAFMPWNGYNYEDSILISERIHRDDVFTSIHIDEYEVAARDTKLGPEEITRDIPNVGEEALRNLDEAGIVYIGAEVGPGDILVGKITPKGESPMTPEEKLLRAIFGEKASDVRDTSLRLPPGAYGTIVEVRVFNRHGVDKDERALQIEREEVEHLARDRDDEQAILDRNIYARLKSLILGKVAVKGPKGIKAQSEITEDLLATMSRGQWWQLAVSEEDIAKEVEALNHQYDAQKKALEARFEDKVEKVRQGDDLPPGVMKMVKVFVAVKRKLQAGDKMAGRHGNKGVVSKVVPMEDMPFLADGTPVDLVFNPLGVPSRMNVGQILETHMGWAARGLGIKIDEALEDYRRNGDMTPVREAMKIGYGDDMYAETFGGMEDDLLVEHANAVRGGVPVATPVFDGAKEADINDALVRAGFDTSGQSVVFDGRTGDQFARKVTVGVKYVLKLHHLVDDKMHARSTGPYSLVTQQPLGGKAQFGGQRLGEMEVWALEAYGAAYTLQEMLTVKSDDVAGRTKVYESIVKGEDNFEAGVPESFNVLVKEVRGLGLNMELLDAEEEE from the coding sequence ATGGCGCAAGCTTATGTCGGCCAGAAACGCATCCGGCGTTACTACGGCAATATCCGCGAAGTTCTGGAGATGCCGAACCTGATCGAGGTTCAGAAATCCTCCTATGACCTGTTCCTGAATTCGGGCGAAGGCACCGGCCATAACGATGGCGAGGGCATTCAGGGCGTGTTCCAGTCGGTGTTTCCGATCAAGGATTTCAACGAGACCGCGACGCTGGAATTCGTGAAATACGAGCTGGAAAAGCCGAAATACGACGTGGACGAATGCCAGCAGCGCGACATGACCTATGCCGGGCCGCTGAAGGTGACGCTGCGTCTGATCGTGTTCGATGTCGATGAGAACACCGGCGCGAAATCGGTCAAGGACATCAAGGAACAGGACGTTTTCATGGGCGACATGCCCCTGATGACGCAGAACGGCACGTTCATCGTGAACGGGACCGAGCGGGTGGTGGTCAGCCAGATGCACCGCAGCCCCGGCGTGTTCTTCGACCATGACCGCGGCAAGACCCATTCCTCGGGCAAGCTGCTGTTCGCCTGCCGCATCATCCCCTATCGCGGCAGCTGGCTGGACTTTGAATTCGACGCCAAGGATCTGGTGTTCGCGCGCATCGACCGCCGCCGGAAACTGCCGGTGACGACGCTGCTCTATGCGCTTGGCATGGATCAGGAGGGCATCATGGATGCCTTCTATGAAACGGTGGATTACAGCCTGCGCAAATCGGGGCGCGAACAGGGCTGGGTCACCCGCTTCTTCCCCGAGCGTGTGCGCGGCACCCGTCCGGCCTATGATCTGGTGAATGCCGAAACCGGCGAGATCATCACCAAGGCAGGCGACAAGGTCACCCCGCGTCTGGTGAAACAGCTGCAGGAATCGGGCGAAGAGGTGAACCTTCTGGTCCCGTTCGAGCGGATCATCGGCCGTTTCGTCGCCAAGGACATCATCAACGAGGAAACCGGCCTGATCTATGCCGAGGCCGGTGATGAGATCACGGCGGAATACAACAAGGAAGGCGATCTGAACGGCGGTCTGCTGAAGGTCCTGCTGGACAACGGCATCGACGACATTCCGGTTCTGGACATCGACCATGTGAATGTCGGCCCCTATATCCGCAACACCATGGCCGCCGACAAGAACATGAACCGCGAAGGTGCCCTGATGGACATCTATCGCGTCATGCGCCCGGGCGAGCCGCCCACGGTCGAGGCCGCCTCGAACCTGTTCAACAGCCTGTTCTTCGATTCCGAGCGTTACGACCTGTCGGCCGTGGGCCGGGTCAAGATGAACATGCGGCTGGATCTGGACGCGCCCGACACCCAGCGCACCCTGCGCCCCGATGATATCGTGGCCTGCGTGCGCGGTCTGGTGGAACTGCGCGACGGCAAGGGCGAGATCGACGATATCGACCATCTGGGCAACCGCCGGGTCCGTTCCGTTGGCGAGCTGATGGAGAACCAGTATCGCGTCGGCCTGCTGCGCATGGAGCGTGCCATTCGCGAGCGCATGTCGGGCGTCGAGATCGACACCGTCATGCCGCAGGACCTGATCAACGCCAAGCCGGCGGCGGCGGCGGTGCGCGAATTCTTCGGCTCCAGCCAGTTGTCGCAGTTCATGGACCAGACCAACCCGCTGTCCGAGGTGACGCATAAGCGCCGCCTGTCGGCGCTTGGGCCGGGCGGTCTGACCCGCGAACGCGCGGGCTTCGAGGTGCGCGACGTTCACCCGACCCATTACGGCCGGATGTGCCCGATCGAGACGCCGGAAGGTCAGAACATCGGTCTGATCAACAGCCTTGCGACCTTTGCCCGCGTGAACAAATACGGCTTCATCGAGACCCCCTATCGCAAGGTGGTCGAAGGTCAGGTGACCGATGATGTGGTCTATATGTCCGCGACCGAGGAAATGCGTCACACCGTGGCGCAGGCCAACGCGACGCTGGACGAGGACGGCAGGTTCGTTGACGAGCTGATCTCGACCCGCCAGTCGGGCGACTTCATGCTGAACCCGGTGGATGCCGTCGATCTGATCGACGTGTCGCCGAAACAGCTGGTCTCGGTCGCTGCCGCGCTGATCCCGTTCCTTGAAAACGACGACGCCAACCGCGCCCTGATGGGCTCGAACATGCAGCGTCAGGCGGTTCCGCTGATCCGTGCCGAGGCACCTTTCGTCGGCACCGGGATGGAGGGCGTCGTGGCCCGCGATTCTGGCGCTGCGATCATGGCACGCCGGGGCGGGGTCATCGACCAGGTCGATGCGCAGCGTATCGTTATCCGCGCGACCGAGGATCTGGGCGCCGGCGATGCGGGCGTGGACATCTATCGCCTGCGCAAGTTCAAGCGGTCCAACCAGTCCTCGACCATCAACCAGCGGCCGCTGGTCAAGGTGGGCGAACGGGTCGTCAAGGGTCAGGTCGTGGCTGACGGTCCCTCGACCGATCAGGGTGAACTGGCCATCGGCCGGAACGTGGTCGTCGCCTTCATGCCGTGGAATGGCTACAACTATGAGGACTCGATCCTGATTTCCGAGCGGATCCACCGCGACGACGTGTTCACCTCGATCCATATCGACGAATACGAAGTGGCGGCCCGCGACACGAAACTGGGGCCCGAGGAGATCACCCGCGACATCCCGAACGTGGGCGAAGAGGCGCTGCGCAATCTCGATGAGGCCGGCATCGTCTATATCGGCGCCGAAGTCGGGCCGGGCGACATTCTGGTGGGCAAGATCACCCCCAAGGGCGAAAGCCCGATGACGCCGGAAGAAAAGCTGCTGCGCGCCATCTTTGGCGAAAAGGCGTCGGATGTGCGGGATACCTCGCTGCGTCTGCCGCCCGGCGCCTATGGCACCATCGTCGAGGTCCGCGTCTTCAACCGTCACGGTGTGGACAAGGACGAACGCGCGCTTCAGATCGAACGCGAAGAGGTCGAGCATCTGGCCCGCGACCGCGACGACGAACAGGCGATTCTGGACCGCAACATCTATGCGCGTCTGAAATCGCTGATCCTGGGCAAGGTTGCCGTCAAGGGTCCGAAGGGCATCAAGGCGCAGTCCGAGATCACCGAGGACCTGCTGGCAACGATGAGCCGTGGTCAGTGGTGGCAGCTTGCCGTCAGCGAAGAGGACATCGCCAAGGAAGTCGAGGCGCTGAACCATCAGTATGACGCCCAGAAGAAGGCCCTTGAGGCCCGCTTCGAGGACAAGGTCGAAAAGGTCCGTCAGGGCGACGACCTGCCGCCGGGCGTGATGAAGATGGTCAAGGTCTTTGTCGCCGTCAAACGCAAGTTGCAGGCGGGCGACAAGATGGCCGGTCGTCACGGCAACAAGGGTGTCGTGTCCAAGGTCGTCCCGATGGAGGACATGCCGTTCCTTGCGGACGGGACTCCGGTCGATCTGGTGTTCAACCCTCTGGGCGTGCCGTCGCGGATGAACGTCGGTCAGATTCTGGAAACCCATATGGGTTGGGCCGCGCGCGGTCTTGGCATCAAGATCGACGAGGCGCTGGAAGATTATCGCCGCAATGGCGACATGACCCCGGTCCGCGAGGCGATGAAGATCGGCTATGGCGACGACATGTATGCCGAGACCTTCGGCGGCATGGAGGATGATCTGCTGGTCGAACACGCGAATGCGGTTCGCGGTGGTGTTCCGGTCGCCACGCCTGTCTTTGACGGTGCGAAAGAGGCCGATATCAACGACGCGCTGGTTCGCGCCGGTTTCGACACCTCGGGTCAGTCGGTGGTTTTCGATGGCCGCACGGGCGATCAGTTCGCGCGCAAGGTCACCGTCGGCGTCAAATATGTCCTGAAGCTGCACCACCTTGTCGATGACAAGATGCACGCGCGTTCGACCGGTCCCTACAGTCTGGTGACCCAACAGCCGCTGGGTGGCAAGGCGCAGTTCGGCGGTCAGCGTCTGGGTGAGATGGAGGTCTGGGCACTGGAAGCCTATGGCGCCGCCTATACCCTGCAGGAAATGCTGACGGTCAAGTCGGATGACGTTGCGGGCCGGACCAAGGTCTATGAGTCCATCGTCAAGGGCGAGGACAACTTCGAAGCCGGTGTGCCGGAATCGTTCAACGTGCTGGTCAAAGAGGTCCGGGGTCTGGGCCTCAACATGGAACTCCTGGATGCGGAGGAAGAGGAGTGA
- the rplL gene encoding 50S ribosomal protein L7/L12 gives MADLKKLAEEIVGLTLLEAQELKTILKDEYGIEPAAGGAVMVAGPAAAAEAAEEKTEFDVVLLEAGANKINVIKEVRGITGLGLKEAKDLVEAGGKVKEGAAKAEAEEIKTKLEAAGAKVELK, from the coding sequence ATGGCTGATCTGAAAAAACTCGCCGAAGAAATCGTGGGCCTGACCCTGCTGGAAGCCCAGGAACTGAAAACCATCCTGAAAGACGAATACGGCATCGAGCCCGCCGCTGGCGGCGCCGTGATGGTCGCGGGTCCGGCAGCTGCTGCTGAAGCCGCCGAAGAAAAGACCGAGTTCGACGTCGTTCTGCTGGAAGCCGGCGCCAACAAGATCAACGTGATCAAGGAAGTGCGCGGCATCACCGGTCTGGGCCTGAAAGAAGCCAAGGACCTGGTCGAAGCTGGCGGCAAGGTGAAAGAAGGCGCGGCCAAGGCCGAAGCCGAAGAAATCAAGACCAAGCTGGAAGCAGCCGGCGCCAAGGTCGAACTGAAGTAA
- the rplJ gene encoding 50S ribosomal protein L10 — MDRAQKEQLVEELGQIFESSGVVVVAHYEGMTVAQMQDLRARMREAGGSVRVAKNKLAKIALEGKPCASIADYLTGMTVLTYSEDPTAAARIADKYAKDNEKFVILGGAMGESALDPAGVKAVASMPSREELIASIAACLGAPASNIAGAIGAPASNIAGILTTLEEREAA; from the coding sequence GTGGATAGAGCACAAAAAGAACAGTTGGTCGAAGAACTCGGCCAGATCTTTGAAAGCTCTGGCGTCGTGGTGGTTGCCCACTACGAGGGGATGACGGTTGCACAGATGCAGGACCTGCGGGCGCGCATGCGCGAAGCCGGTGGTTCTGTTCGCGTTGCCAAGAACAAGCTCGCCAAGATCGCCCTTGAAGGTAAGCCTTGCGCAAGCATCGCCGATTACCTGACGGGCATGACCGTGCTTACCTATTCGGAAGATCCGACCGCTGCGGCCCGGATCGCCGACAAATACGCCAAGGACAACGAGAAATTCGTGATCCTGGGCGGTGCAATGGGTGAGTCGGCACTGGATCCGGCCGGTGTGAAAGCCGTCGCCTCGATGCCGTCGCGTGAAGAGCTTATTGCTTCGATCGCGGCCTGCCTCGGCGCGCCTGCTTCCAACATCGCCGGTGCGATCGGTGCGCCTGCCAGCAACATCGCGGGCATCCTCACGACTCTGGAAGAGCGTGAGGCTGCTTGA
- the rplA gene encoding 50S ribosomal protein L1 codes for MAKIAKKKAAARAAFEGKTNLTVEDAVKLVKDAASAKFDETVEIALNLGVDPRHADQMVRGVVTLPAGTGKDVRVAVFARGPKADEAKEAGAEIVGAEDLMETIQSGKIEFDRCIATPDMMPLVGRLGKILGPRNLMPNPKVGTVTMDVKAAVEAAKGGEVQFKAEKAGVVHAGIGKVSFDADKLAQNLRAFVDAVSKAKPTGAKGTYMKKVSISSTMGPGVSVDVASATAN; via the coding sequence ATGGCAAAGATTGCAAAGAAGAAAGCCGCTGCCCGCGCCGCCTTTGAAGGCAAGACCAACCTGACCGTCGAGGACGCCGTCAAGCTGGTCAAGGATGCCGCCTCGGCCAAATTCGACGAAACCGTCGAGATCGCGCTGAACCTGGGTGTCGATCCGCGTCATGCCGACCAGATGGTCCGTGGCGTCGTGACCCTGCCCGCAGGCACCGGCAAGGACGTTCGCGTCGCCGTGTTCGCCCGCGGCCCCAAGGCCGATGAAGCAAAGGAAGCCGGTGCGGAAATCGTCGGCGCCGAGGACCTGATGGAGACGATCCAGTCGGGCAAGATCGAGTTCGACCGCTGCATTGCGACGCCGGACATGATGCCGCTGGTCGGCCGTCTGGGCAAGATCCTTGGCCCGCGCAACCTGATGCCGAACCCCAAGGTCGGCACGGTGACGATGGACGTCAAGGCCGCCGTCGAGGCCGCCAAGGGTGGTGAGGTCCAGTTCAAGGCCGAGAAGGCGGGCGTCGTCCATGCCGGTATCGGCAAGGTGTCGTTCGACGCCGACAAGCTGGCCCAGAACCTGCGCGCCTTTGTGGACGCGGTCAGCAAAGCCAAGCCCACGGGCGCGAAAGGGACCTATATGAAAAAGGTCTCGATCAGCTCGACCATGGGGCCGGGCGTGTCGGTTGACGTCGCTTCGGCGACCGCCAACTAA